AGTGTCGTCCCGAGCGCGATCACGATACCGTACCGGAGCAACGGTTCTGGACCGGTCGACGTTGCAGAGGGTGCCGGACAACCGGTGAGCGCGATCGTCAGACACCCTGCATAGACGGACCGCAGCATCATCCGCCATCCCCGGTGCCGGCAACTGACGCCCAGTGCATAGAGCCCGCCGAACAGGGCGATGGCCACGGCGGCCTGCATCACGCCGAACGGTCCTAAGCAGCTTCCGACCGCGCCAAGAAGTTTCACGTCTCCGGCCCCCATTCCTCCGCACGCATAGAACCCGATCAGCAGAGCGATGCCGACACAGTACCCGGCCAGACTACCGACCAGGCCACTCAGGCCATCGTGTGCGGTCTGTAAGGTGATGCCACCGCTCACACCTGCCATCGTGAGCCAATTCGGAATCAGGCCCCTCGCCGCGTCGCTGACCGCCCCGAGGATCACCACGACCAGAACGAATAGCATCATGTCCATCGTCACCTCGAAGGGAGATCCGACAAAGCCATGGGTTCAGCGAATCAGGCCGGCCAATCGCGTGAACATGTTCCTGATATTGCCGCCGAGCGTAAACGCTGCCGTGGCGATGACCACAGCGATCGCAGATGCGATCAATGCGTACTCAATGGCCGCCGCACCGTCTTCCTCGTGGAAAAATCGTCGCATGGCATTCAGCATGACACTCTCTCCTTATTAGAAAGAACCAGATTTCGTAGGCAGGTCACCGGCGCCTACCCCTTCCGACTAATGTATCGGAGGAATACTCGTTAGACTTAAGGCACGCCGCACTGTTTTCAATAGTCGTCAGTCCCAGCTATAAATTGCCTCCACACAATTGCCAGCGCCATGGAATGTCACCTTCTGACACAGTGCGCGGACGAGCGCGAGCCCGCGACCGAACATCGAATCATTCATGGACAAGGGTGCGGCGGGGTGGATAGCATCGAATCCCGCCCCGCTGTCTTCGACACGCACGATCAATCTGGCACCGCTCGCAGATGGAGTATGCGTTAAGGAGATCTGCACATAGCCGTCTTGCAATGCGGCCAGGCGTCGGTCGCGCTCCTGGTAATAGGCGTCGAATCCATCGGGCGACGTTTTCAGATTCGATTGTATTCCCAGTACGCCATGGTCGATTGCATTCGAGATGAGTTCCGTCAACACGGTGAAAAAGCGCTCCCGGTGTCGAGCATGGCCGGGGAGCAAGCTCACTAGCTGCATCAAGTCCGGTAGTGGATCCTCGGTCCGCATCGTGTCAGGCCCCAATCGGACCTCGATGTGCCAGGGAAGCTGCCACGAACGCTCCCGTGAGGGCGGATTAACCCGTACTGCGGATCGTTCGAGAACGATATCGCAAGAGACATCGACTATCGTAATATCGTCTTCTTGGGCACCTCCATTGGCGAAAGCGGTGAGTGTGGCCACGAGTTTCTCGAAGGTATGCAACGCCGGACCTTGCGTGACAGCCTCATGAACCCGAGGCTCGCCGAACAGATCCCCCGATGGGCTGCGCGTTTCGATCACGCC
This DNA window, taken from Fimbriimonadaceae bacterium, encodes the following:
- a CDS encoding prepilin peptidase, which produces MMLFVLVVVILGAVSDAARGLIPNWLTMAGVSGGITLQTAHDGLSGLVGSLAGYCVGIALLIGFYACGGMGAGDVKLLGAVGSCLGPFGVMQAAVAIALFGGLYALGVSCRHRGWRMMLRSVYAGCLTIALTGCPAPSATSTGPEPLLRYGIVIALGTTLTLWWRGDLALIS
- a CDS encoding Flp family type IVb pilin: MLNAMRRFFHEEDGAAAIEYALIASAIAVVIATAAFTLGGNIRNMFTRLAGLIR